A window of Patescibacteria group bacterium contains these coding sequences:
- the infA gene encoding translation initiation factor IF-1 → MSKNSQRKEIIEMTGKVVETLPNANFKIKLENGHEIWGYASGKMKINLIKLLPGDKVLIELSPYDLSKGRITRRL, encoded by the coding sequence ATGTCTAAAAATTCGCAGCGCAAAGAGATTATTGAAATGACTGGTAAAGTTGTAGAGACGTTACCAAATGCCAATTTCAAAATTAAACTTGAAAATGGCCATGAGATTTGGGGCTATGCTTCAGGCAAAATGAAAATCAATTTGATTAAACTTTTGCCAGGAGATAAAGTATTGATTGAATTGAGCCCATACGATTTATCAAAAGGTAGAATTACTAGAAGACTGTAA
- the rpmJ gene encoding 50S ribosomal protein L36 has product MKVRASVKRICNKCKPVHRKGRIYIICENPKHKQRQG; this is encoded by the coding sequence ATGAAAGTAAGAGCATCAGTAAAAAGAATTTGTAATAAATGTAAACCTGTTCACAGAAAAGGCAGAATTTATATTATTTGTGAAAATCCAAAACATAAACAACGCCAGGGCTAA
- the rpsM gene encoding 30S ribosomal protein S13, whose amino-acid sequence MARIASITIPSEKRIDVALTYIYGIGLNLSKKVLKTANIAWNKKTKELTTDEINTLKNLIEKRHKVEGDLRREKMLNVKRLKEINCYRGTRHARNLPVRGQRTKTNSRTVRGNVRRTAGSGKRASAEKT is encoded by the coding sequence ATGGCTAGAATCGCTAGTATCACAATTCCATCAGAAAAAAGAATAGATGTCGCTTTGACATATATTTATGGTATTGGCTTGAATCTTAGTAAAAAGGTTTTAAAGACAGCTAATATTGCTTGGAATAAGAAAACTAAGGAATTAACGACTGACGAAATCAATACATTAAAGAATCTTATTGAAAAAAGACACAAGGTTGAAGGTGATTTGCGTCGTGAAAAAATGCTTAATGTTAAAAGATTAAAAGAAATAAACTGCTATCGCGGCACTAGACATGCTAGAAATCTTCCTGTTCGCGGTCAAAGAACAAAGACCAATTCTAGAACAGTAAGAGGTAATGTAAGAAGAACAGCTGGTAGTGGCAAGCGCGCTTCAGCAGAAAAGACTTAA
- the rpsK gene encoding 30S ribosomal protein S11 translates to MANTFTKKSAKKKVVRKISKGRAYIASTYNNTHVSLTDLNGNVISWSNAGKLGFKGAKRSTPYAATEIVKDAITKAKPTGISEIDVFVRGIGGGREAAIRALYSNGLNIVSIKDITPIPHNGCRPPKVRRV, encoded by the coding sequence ATGGCTAACACATTTACTAAAAAAAGTGCAAAGAAGAAAGTAGTCCGCAAAATTAGCAAGGGTCGTGCTTATATTGCATCAACTTATAACAATACCCATGTTTCTTTAACAGACTTAAATGGAAATGTTATTTCTTGGAGCAATGCTGGAAAATTAGGCTTTAAGGGCGCAAAAAGATCTACTCCTTATGCTGCAACTGAAATTGTTAAAGATGCTATTACTAAAGCAAAACCAACAGGCATTAGCGAGATTGATGTATTTGTTCGAGGTATTGGTGGCGGACGTGAAGCAGCAATCAGAGCTTTATATTCAAATGGTTTAAATATCGTCTCTATCAAGGATATTACTCCAATTCCACATAATGGTTGCAGACCTCCAAAAGTAAGACGCGTTTAA
- the rpsD gene encoding 30S ribosomal protein S4, whose protein sequence is MLYKKCKKCRRYGEKLFLKGDRCYTPKCAITRRNYAPGIHGDTGKPKKMSEFGTQLFEKQKAKKIYGLREKQFKGYYQKASKQRGVTGEKIAQLLETRLDNIVFRLGFAKSRNLSRQIVNHGHVLVNEKPVDIASHQLKINDVVKIKNKSKANKYFVNIPKSIVKDSIPRWLDVNPKEYSGKVIAMPSLADMDHSIGMKQIIESYSK, encoded by the coding sequence ATGCTATACAAGAAATGCAAAAAATGCCGACGTTATGGTGAAAAACTTTTTTTGAAAGGTGATCGTTGTTATACGCCAAAATGCGCAATAACAAGAAGAAACTATGCTCCTGGAATTCATGGTGATACTGGAAAGCCAAAGAAAATGTCTGAATTTGGTACTCAACTTTTTGAAAAGCAAAAAGCTAAAAAGATTTATGGACTTCGTGAAAAACAATTCAAAGGTTATTATCAAAAAGCTAGCAAGCAAAGAGGTGTTACTGGTGAAAAAATTGCTCAATTACTAGAAACAAGATTAGATAATATCGTTTTTAGATTAGGTTTCGCAAAGTCTAGGAATTTAAGCCGTCAGATTGTTAATCATGGACATGTTTTAGTTAATGAAAAGCCAGTTGATATTGCTTCTCATCAACTAAAAATTAATGATGTTGTCAAGATTAAGAACAAATCAAAAGCTAATAAATATTTTGTTAATATTCCAAAATCGATTGTAAAAGATTCTATTCCTCGCTGGTTAGACGTAAATCCAAAAGAATATTCTGGAAAAGTTATCGCAATGCCAAGTCTTGCTGATATGGATCATTCAATTGGCATGAAGCAAATTATCGAATCATATTCAAAATAA
- a CDS encoding DNA-directed RNA polymerase subunit alpha, giving the protein MEEIIIPSKIAALKEEDNESTIVIEPCFPGYGLTLGNALRRILLSSLKGAAITAIKIKGVDHEFTAIEHIKESVIDIILNVKKIRVKSFSTEPVRVKLSHKGVGEITAKEIKATSDIEVINKDQKIAEATSKDANFEMEFVIEQGMGYLPVEQRNGKDLEIGMIAVDAIFSPVIAVGYKVESTRVGQRTDFDKLILNVKTDGSISPLDAIAKSAKILVDQFSILAGKEMIEKKIKEGKEEKEQPAEEKEEATTEAGEKLVSELKLSTRTYNSLDKAKIRKVKDLIKKSEKDLLELEGFGETALKEIKKELKKLDLDLKA; this is encoded by the coding sequence ATGGAGGAAATTATCATACCATCAAAGATTGCTGCCCTAAAAGAAGAAGATAATGAATCTACTATTGTTATTGAGCCATGTTTTCCTGGATACGGTCTTACTTTAGGCAACGCATTAAGAAGAATTTTACTTTCTTCTCTTAAAGGTGCTGCAATTACTGCTATTAAGATTAAAGGTGTTGATCATGAATTTACAGCTATTGAACATATCAAAGAGAGCGTTATTGATATTATTTTGAATGTAAAGAAAATTAGAGTTAAATCATTCTCAACTGAGCCTGTTAGAGTAAAATTATCACACAAAGGCGTAGGCGAAATTACTGCAAAAGAAATCAAAGCTACTAGCGATATTGAAGTTATCAACAAAGATCAAAAAATTGCCGAAGCTACAAGCAAAGATGCTAATTTTGAAATGGAATTTGTTATTGAACAAGGAATGGGTTATTTACCAGTTGAACAAAGAAATGGCAAAGATCTAGAAATCGGCATGATCGCAGTTGATGCTATTTTTTCTCCAGTTATTGCTGTTGGCTACAAAGTTGAAAGTACTCGTGTTGGACAAAGAACAGACTTTGACAAACTTATCTTAAATGTAAAAACAGATGGTTCAATTTCTCCTTTAGACGCAATTGCAAAATCAGCAAAAATTTTAGTTGACCAATTCTCAATATTAGCTGGTAAGGAAATGATTGAAAAGAAAATCAAAGAAGGTAAAGAAGAAAAAGAACAGCCAGCAGAAGAAAAAGAAGAAGCAACTACAGAAGCAGGAGAAAAATTAGTTTCCGAATTAAAATTATCAACAAGAACATATAATTCATTAGATAAAGCAAAAATCAGAAAAGTTAAGGATTTGATCAAAAAATCAGAAAAAGATTTATTAGAATTAGAAGGCTTTGGCGAAACAGCTTTGAAAGAAATCAAAAAAGAATTAAAGAAATTAGATTTAGATTTAAAAGCGTAA
- the rplQ gene encoding 50S ribosomal protein L17: MRHLKNTKKLGRDRAQRKALKKMLASSLILHGKIQTTEAKASFVRPYIEKIITACREKSLISKRALNQDLNSKAAIKFSKDLAIKFAGKKGGYTRITKLFTRKGDNAKMVLLELIQ, from the coding sequence ATGCGACATCTTAAGAATACTAAAAAATTAGGACGTGATAGAGCACAACGAAAAGCTTTGAAAAAAATGTTAGCTTCATCTTTAATTTTGCATGGCAAAATTCAAACAACAGAAGCAAAAGCATCTTTTGTCAGACCTTATATCGAAAAGATAATTACTGCTTGCAGAGAAAAAAGTTTAATTTCGAAAAGAGCATTAAATCAAGATTTAAATAGCAAAGCAGCCATCAAATTCAGCAAAGATTTAGCAATAAAATTCGCTGGCAAAAAAGGCGGTTACACAAGAATCACAAAGTTGTTCACTCGCAAAGGCGATAATGCTAAAATGGTATTACTAGAATTAATTCAATAA
- the rplM gene encoding 50S ribosomal protein L13, with translation MKTFIPESKNIKREKHILDASKESLGRLATKAATFLMGKHKVDYTAHLDMGDFVTVINSSEVILTGNKMEDKKYHHSSWYLGNLRTFSAQEKYNKNPNFLIKNAVKGMLPKNRLQNARLKRLTLFTNDGK, from the coding sequence ATGAAAACATTTATTCCAGAATCAAAAAATATTAAGAGAGAAAAACATATTCTTGATGCTTCAAAAGAATCATTGGGAAGATTAGCAACAAAAGCTGCTACTTTTTTAATGGGCAAACACAAAGTTGATTATACTGCTCATTTAGATATGGGAGATTTTGTAACTGTTATTAATTCCAGTGAAGTTATTTTGACTGGCAACAAAATGGAAGATAAAAAATATCATCATTCATCTTGGTATTTAGGAAATTTAAGAACATTTTCTGCACAAGAAAAATATAATAAGAATCCTAATTTTTTGATTAAGAACGCAGTCAAAGGCATGTTGCCAAAAAATAGGCTTCAAAATGCTAGATTAAAAAGATTAACATTATTCACAAATGACGGAAAATAA
- the rpsI gene encoding 30S ribosomal protein S9, translating into MTENKKPETIKEVAKEVIQEKQAGDLAGKYYYGTGRRKRAIAQVRLYRGNGKFTVNKKELKVYFKNADLRDIILEPYKSVGQEGKFDTTVKVLGGGSKGQAEAVRLGISRALVVKNQTYKVPLKKSGFLTRDPRETERKKPGLKKARRAPQWAKR; encoded by the coding sequence ATGACGGAAAATAAGAAACCAGAGACAATTAAAGAAGTTGCTAAAGAAGTTATTCAAGAAAAACAAGCCGGCGATTTAGCTGGAAAATATTATTATGGAACAGGCAGAAGAAAAAGAGCTATTGCCCAAGTCAGATTATATCGCGGTAATGGAAAATTTACTGTAAATAAAAAAGAATTAAAAGTATATTTCAAAAATGCAGATTTAAGAGATATTATTTTAGAGCCATATAAATCAGTTGGTCAAGAAGGAAAATTTGATACAACGGTTAAGGTTTTAGGTGGTGGATCAAAAGGCCAAGCTGAAGCAGTTAGATTAGGAATTTCAAGAGCCTTAGTTGTCAAAAATCAGACTTACAAAGTTCCTCTAAAAAAATCAGGATTCTTAACAAGAGATCCAAGAGAAACAGAAAGAAAGAAGCCAGGTTTAAAGAAAGCAAGACGCGCTCCACAATGGGCAAAGAGATAA
- a CDS encoding PEGA domain-containing protein has protein sequence MRKLHRQILLSLAIGIFITLAPFLVFYSMGFRFDFKKFEITKVGMLVIESQPESVNVFLNNKFVDNGTPFKASSLTPKNYKIRIEKQNFFSWKKTLPVKSGKVNWASHVRLFYENPSLKSLSKEQTFDNFKYLPDEKKIFLSSNQQDKKGIFEYDLDSSKLTKIFPKKEESSKYENAEFSDLQVSLNGRYTFFTWNEASAIKNYMIANSEKVINLNNVFGFDILNPKWSMQNDSLIYWIYNDNLYSFNADSSSIPSVASTSVFDYAIGNDYVFLEKFENEKYVIKRSNENNLGADNLFVENPDNLKTSEIKVGLKNAVAFKLENNVLYLTKQKKGSNEFSATKIFDNPRDFVWSEEENKLLYYNDVEMWFYELVNRSSEIPLIHNEYKVNNANLIARSQTRIDKAIWYSDFEHVLYNIDDKLNVIELDERSTKNSYTFNNFNVSNFAIGLKGENLIFLNPDKTLFEARISEDDSLF, from the coding sequence ATGAGAAAATTGCATCGACAAATTTTATTATCTTTAGCTATTGGCATTTTTATTACACTCGCACCATTTTTGGTTTTCTATTCTATGGGCTTTCGTTTTGATTTTAAAAAATTTGAGATTACAAAAGTTGGAATGCTAGTTATTGAATCGCAACCAGAAAGTGTTAATGTCTTTTTAAATAATAAATTTGTTGATAATGGCACTCCATTCAAAGCTTCTTCACTGACTCCGAAAAATTATAAAATAAGAATTGAAAAACAAAACTTTTTTTCTTGGAAGAAAACATTACCTGTGAAAAGTGGCAAAGTAAATTGGGCAAGTCATGTTAGATTATTTTATGAAAATCCAAGCTTAAAATCTTTATCTAAAGAACAAACATTTGATAATTTTAAGTATTTGCCTGACGAGAAAAAAATATTTTTGTCAAGCAATCAACAAGACAAAAAAGGCATTTTTGAATACGATTTAGATTCATCAAAATTAACAAAAATTTTTCCAAAAAAAGAAGAGAGCTCAAAATATGAAAATGCAGAATTTTCTGATTTACAAGTATCGCTAAATGGCAGATATACTTTTTTTACTTGGAATGAAGCATCAGCAATAAAGAATTATATGATTGCTAATTCGGAAAAAGTCATAAATTTAAATAATGTTTTTGGTTTTGATATTTTAAATCCAAAATGGTCAATGCAAAATGATAGCTTAATTTATTGGATTTATAATGATAATTTATATAGCTTTAATGCTGATTCGTCTTCAATACCATCTGTTGCTTCAACTTCTGTATTTGATTATGCAATTGGAAATGATTATGTATTTTTGGAAAAATTTGAAAATGAGAAATATGTCATCAAAAGATCAAATGAAAATAATTTAGGAGCTGATAATTTGTTTGTAGAAAATCCTGATAATTTAAAAACATCGGAAATTAAAGTAGGATTAAAAAATGCAGTTGCATTTAAGCTAGAAAATAATGTCTTGTATCTAACAAAACAAAAAAAAGGCAGCAATGAATTTTCAGCAACAAAAATTTTTGATAACCCAAGAGATTTTGTTTGGAGCGAAGAAGAAAACAAATTATTATATTATAATGATGTTGAGATGTGGTTTTATGAATTAGTAAATCGTTCATCTGAAATTCCGTTGATTCATAATGAATATAAAGTAAATAATGCAAATTTGATTGCCAGATCTCAGACAAGAATTGATAAAGCGATTTGGTATTCAGATTTTGAGCATGTTTTATATAATATTGATGACAAATTAAATGTGATTGAATTAGATGAAAGAAGCACTAAAAATTCGTACACATTTAATAATTTTAATGTTTCAAATTTTGCAATTGGCTTGAAAGGCGAAAATTTAATATTTTTAAATCCTGATAAAACTTTATTCGAAGCTAGAATTTCGGAAGACGATAGTTTATTCTAG
- the murA gene encoding UDP-N-acetylglucosamine 1-carboxyvinyltransferase: MSKFIITGPNKLSGEIKVAGAKNNALKVIAATVLTDQEVILKNIPDIEDVHVMFEILKDLGGNVEKINDHEYKVQTKEIKKTELNKNLVAKLRASIMFLAPLLTRVNEVKFPFPGGDIIGKRPIDIYLDGLDQFGVEIKFERDYYHLKRTNEKLKATKFVFPIISHTVTESLIMSGVLAEGKTVLINTACEPEIVSLAEFLNSLGAKITGAGTPNIEIEGVPSLSGGEFTAIPDRIETGTFAILGALTGGDLKITNCEPSHLEVFWKVLKHIGVNFEIGKDFVKINPSEDLNVCKGLNACEVRTHEYPGFATDLQAPATILLTQAKGLSMVHETIYEGRLFYTDSLNKMGANIIMCDPHRIVVQGPTKLYGAKLESPDIRAGIALVIAALIAEGKSEIDNIYQIDRGYEKIEERLRNLGANIQRV, from the coding sequence ATGTCCAAATTCATAATTACAGGCCCAAATAAATTATCCGGCGAAATAAAAGTTGCAGGTGCAAAAAACAATGCCTTAAAAGTCATTGCTGCTACAGTTTTGACAGATCAAGAAGTGATCTTAAAAAACATTCCAGATATTGAAGATGTTCATGTTATGTTTGAAATTTTAAAAGATCTTGGTGGTAATGTAGAAAAAATTAACGATCATGAATACAAAGTCCAAACTAAAGAAATTAAAAAAACAGAATTAAACAAAAATCTAGTTGCAAAATTACGCGCTTCAATAATGTTTTTAGCTCCATTACTAACTAGAGTTAACGAAGTAAAATTTCCATTTCCAGGTGGTGATATCATTGGTAAAAGACCAATTGATATTTATTTAGATGGCTTAGATCAGTTTGGCGTTGAAATAAAATTTGAACGAGATTATTATCATCTGAAAAGAACTAATGAAAAACTAAAAGCAACAAAATTTGTTTTTCCAATTATTTCTCATACTGTTACAGAAAGTTTAATTATGTCAGGAGTGTTGGCAGAAGGCAAAACAGTTCTAATTAACACAGCTTGTGAGCCAGAAATTGTCAGTTTGGCAGAATTTTTGAATTCTTTAGGAGCAAAAATTACCGGTGCTGGTACTCCAAATATTGAAATTGAAGGAGTCCCAAGTCTTAGCGGCGGAGAATTTACAGCAATTCCAGATCGTATTGAAACTGGAACTTTTGCAATTTTGGGAGCATTGACTGGTGGCGATTTAAAAATTACAAATTGCGAACCGTCACATCTTGAAGTTTTCTGGAAAGTACTAAAACATATTGGTGTTAATTTTGAAATTGGCAAAGACTTTGTTAAGATAAATCCTTCAGAAGATCTTAATGTATGCAAAGGTTTAAATGCTTGTGAAGTTAGAACTCATGAATATCCAGGTTTCGCTACAGACTTGCAAGCTCCAGCAACAATTCTTTTAACTCAAGCCAAAGGTTTAAGCATGGTTCATGAAACAATTTATGAAGGCAGATTATTCTATACTGATTCACTTAACAAAATGGGTGCCAATATTATTATGTGCGATCCGCATCGAATTGTTGTCCAAGGTCCAACAAAACTTTATGGCGCAAAACTAGAAAGTCCGGATATTAGAGCTGGTATTGCTTTAGTTATTGCAGCTTTAATTGCAGAAGGCAAATCAGAAATTGATAATATTTACCAAATTGATCGGGGATATGAAAAGATTGAGGAGAGGTTAAGAAATTTAGGAGCAAATATTCAAAGAGTCTAA
- a CDS encoding rod shape-determining protein: MFIKKIGIDLGTANSVVYLPKKGIVLNEPSVVAVSIDDNSILAVGNEAKQMLGRTPDTIVASRPMKDGVIADYRVTEAMLKYFINKSIGNVRLFRPEVMVAVPAGITSTERRAVVDATMNAGAKAAYIIKEPIAAAIGAGIPIAQSCGNMIIDIGGGTTEVAVISLGGIVAVNSVRVAGNKLDMAIANYIRKKHGLVIGDRTAEEIKIKIGTALPVEKEDSIEIRGRDMVRGLPKNIIVTSNETTEAIQDELREIVQAAKAVLQETPPELSADVMDKGMILSGGGGLLRNLDQLLAKATGVPCYVAEDPLLCVVKGTAAALENLDSYKRSVLASKR; the protein is encoded by the coding sequence ATGTTTATAAAAAAAATCGGCATTGATTTAGGTACAGCAAACTCAGTTGTTTATCTTCCAAAAAAAGGTATTGTTTTGAATGAGCCATCAGTTGTTGCAGTTTCAATAGATGATAATTCAATTCTTGCAGTTGGTAATGAAGCAAAACAAATGCTTGGTCGAACACCAGACACAATTGTTGCTTCTCGTCCAATGAAAGATGGAGTTATCGCAGATTATCGTGTTACTGAAGCAATGCTCAAATATTTTATTAACAAATCAATTGGCAATGTCAGACTTTTTCGTCCAGAAGTTATGGTTGCAGTTCCAGCTGGTATTACTTCAACAGAGAGAAGAGCTGTAGTTGATGCTACAATGAATGCTGGTGCAAAAGCTGCATATATCATCAAAGAGCCAATCGCTGCTGCTATCGGTGCTGGAATTCCAATCGCTCAATCTTGTGGAAATATGATTATTGATATTGGCGGCGGAACAACTGAGGTTGCTGTTATTTCTTTAGGTGGCATTGTTGCTGTGAATTCAGTTCGTGTTGCTGGAAACAAATTAGATATGGCTATTGCAAATTATATCCGCAAAAAACATGGTTTAGTTATCGGTGACAGAACAGCTGAAGAAATCAAAATTAAAATTGGTACAGCTTTACCAGTTGAAAAAGAAGATTCAATAGAAATCCGAGGCCGTGATATGGTTCGAGGTCTTCCAAAAAATATTATTGTTACTTCAAATGAAACAACTGAAGCAATTCAAGACGAACTTCGTGAAATTGTTCAAGCTGCCAAAGCAGTTTTGCAAGAAACTCCTCCAGAATTATCAGCAGATGTCATGGATAAAGGCATGATTTTATCAGGTGGTGGAGGATTGTTAAGAAATTTAGATCAACTTTTAGCCAAGGCAACAGGTGTTCCATGTTATGTTGCCGAAGATCCGCTTTTATGTGTTGTTAAAGGAACAGCAGCTGCTTTAGAGAATCTTGATTCGTATAAGAGAAGCGTTTTAGCTTCTAAAAGGTAA
- a CDS encoding glycosyltransferase family 1 protein, translating to MIIGIDASRANKQVKTGTEWYSYNLILELAKLDKNNQYNLYSPDKLKGELAKLPQNFKEQVLSWPPKYLWTMVRLSYEMKKNPPDILFVPAHIIPLASPKKTVTTICDIGFKSHPELYSNKEIKYHNFGLEQAIKKAALILTISEFTKQEMIKFCNIDPSRIKVIYLGFSQNDYKKIDDQNAIQNIKDKYKLPENYLFYTGRLNLKKNILNLVKAFKNIIADPKFKDYKLVLAGVPENGYDLIEEEINKNNLRDKIIELGWTKEEDLPYLMNGAKLFVFPSNYEGFGIPPLEAMACGTLVVSSNAASLPEVTGEAAILFDPKNVDEMTEKIKLGLSDENLRYNLIEKGFQQIKKFSWEKCARETLDILKKV from the coding sequence ATGATAATAGGCATAGACGCTTCAAGAGCAAACAAACAAGTCAAAACCGGGACAGAATGGTATTCATATAACCTTATTTTAGAATTAGCAAAATTAGATAAAAATAATCAATATAATTTATATTCTCCTGATAAATTAAAAGGCGAGTTAGCAAAATTACCGCAAAATTTCAAGGAACAAGTTTTATCTTGGCCACCAAAATATCTTTGGACAATGGTTAGGCTTTCTTATGAAATGAAAAAAAATCCGCCAGATATTTTATTTGTTCCAGCTCACATTATTCCTTTAGCCTCGCCAAAAAAAACAGTAACTACAATTTGCGATATTGGTTTTAAATCTCATCCTGAATTATATTCTAATAAAGAAATCAAATATCATAATTTTGGTTTAGAGCAAGCTATCAAAAAAGCAGCATTGATTCTAACTATTTCTGAATTTACAAAACAAGAAATGATTAAATTCTGCAATATTGATCCAAGTAGAATTAAAGTAATTTATTTAGGCTTCAGCCAAAATGATTACAAAAAAATTGATGATCAAAACGCAATTCAAAATATCAAAGATAAATATAAATTACCAGAAAATTATTTATTTTACACTGGCAGATTAAATTTGAAAAAGAACATCTTAAATTTAGTAAAAGCTTTTAAAAATATAATTGCAGATCCAAAATTTAAGGATTACAAATTAGTTTTAGCTGGCGTACCTGAGAATGGTTATGATTTAATAGAAGAAGAAATTAATAAAAATAATTTACGCGATAAAATTATTGAACTTGGCTGGACAAAGGAAGAAGATTTGCCATATCTGATGAATGGTGCAAAATTATTTGTTTTTCCATCAAATTATGAAGGCTTTGGTATTCCGCCGTTAGAAGCAATGGCTTGCGGAACATTAGTTGTTTCTTCAAATGCCGCATCTTTGCCAGAAGTTACTGGCGAGGCAGCCATATTATTTGATCCAAAAAATGTTGATGAAATGACTGAAAAAATTAAATTGGGCTTAAGCGATGAAAATTTAAGATATAATTTAATAGAAAAAGGTTTTCAGCAAATCAAAAAATTCTCTTGGGAAAAATGCGCTAGAGAAACATTAGATATTTTGAAAAAAGTATAA